AAAGAATGGCCAAAATATAAAGTGGAAGACACCAAGCTTGAAAGTGATATTGATGCATGTTAAAAGAAAAAGGGaaatcatcttcaatttgaGAGGTTATAAGAACTTTGATTGATTTGAAGCTTAGTGTTTGTTCTTGCATGTCTTGACATTTGATTTGAGTGATGAAGGACCCAATATGCTAATAATTGATTCAATGAtctagatatttttatttgatatttagttGTAGatcttatttgattttgaattgttttttatatcatcaaatcattcaatatatcaattaaatttgAGAAGGTCTTATAGTGAGTTATGGTTCAatgcttcttcttcatttactcaccctgattttttattttgttaaaatttgttCGTGAGTTCTTAACCTTTAAATAAGGTGTCATTATCACTGCGTTTACTATTTACCTTCGATTTTCTAAGAAGTCAATACTTCgtaaactttaatattaatgaattattgtaagaaaacaaaataaaataaaaaagtttaaatgagTTTATGAATTGcaatttgaacaaattaaagGAGAACAATGATAAcaataacaaacaaacataCATTGAACTTCACTTAAAATGGTAAATACAAAAACACATAGAATAGAGTACAAATCATCATCAAACTAGTGACAATGATTCAAATAACAGAAGGAGAATACATATTGGTAATTGGTTGAGACGAGTTTTATCGAAAACATAATAATTCTCGTTTGTAGCTAGtgcatataaatttatttgtaaccgTCGGGCTTGGCTGCAATGAAGGAGATGCACTGGACTTGACGCTTGTTGTCGAATCCAATGATACGCACGAATGCAGATGGGTAAGCCTTCTTGGCCTCGGCTAACTCCTTCAAAACTTGACTCGAGTCAGTGCACCCGAACATGGGTAGCTTCCACATTGTCCAGTATCTTCCATCATAGTATCCTGGGGAACTGTTGTATTCTCTGTGAACAAATCCATTCAATTCCTAACAACACATAAACATTTTCATCAGATCACTAACAACTAATGACCAAAACTTTGTTTATATAATctatcattcaatttattaaccaaaacatttaatattctttcttttctttcttaatgCCTTACGTAGAGTTTAATGAGTTGTACTAGTTTCCTTGATTCATTTTACCAATAAAAcacattatttcaaattaacatATATCAAGATTTAAAATATCCAAATTTATTCAAGCAAATCAATTATGAACAACCCCTTGGATtcattatatttcatttttttacttttttattatactaaACTGTGTTTACCATAGTTTTACAATTTTCTCAAAAGAAATATAGGGTGAAATATTATAACCTCCAATTGGAATTCAAGGCAAGGAACCCAATTGTTGCGAAGAAGGTAATCCACTTCCTTGGCCAATTGTTCTTCGGTCAGAGGTGGCAAGTACGATAATGTCTCGAATTTCTTCAACCCAGTTGTTGGCCAcacctaaatattaaaaataaaagattacatacatgagtatgaccatataatttaaatttaagacgTTTTTAAGTGAGAATTGAACTCGTTATATTATATGTACCtgaatattaaaatcaaaagattATATACATGagtatgattaattaattaaatgaagacccataaatttaaaacttaagaCGTTTTTAAGTGAGAATTGAACTCGTTATATTATATGTACCTGAATGCATTGCACTCTTCCTCCGTTGGTGGAGATGGAGGTGAAATCGTTCTCGGACTTCTTGATGGCTGGGAAAGCGGCGGAGGATTTCAAGCCATTGAAGGGTGCGACACGATTAATGGTGGTAACTGCCGCGGCAGTTGAGACCATAGAAGTAGAAGCAGCcatgtttttttttccttcGCTAGACTTGATTTGTTTTGGTTTGTTGAGAGAAATGAGATGACTGGTGAGGATTTTATAACAAGGGAGGTGAAAGTCTTATGTGATATTTCTTTCTATTTCATTGGTGTACAATTGCCTTATGGGTTAGGGACATTTTAGACCTTATGAATATAGGGGGGCTTATCTGTAAGGATACCtcagaaaataaaatttagttttcaaTTTCGAActcattcaatattttattagctcaaacaaatttataattttttaatttgaaaacttGAATTATTTATCAACAAACTCGGACGAACTCCAAAGCTTGACCTCAACTTACATTttcaagctcgaactcaaattcaaactaaattttattttaaaatgagaatatCAAACTTccaaacatattaaatataaacatgaGAAAATATGAAATCATCGTAACTATTCAAAACACAAAAcatgatatataaaataaatcatcttATTTTTGTCGCCAAATTTCCTTGTACAAATAGATATAAGcaaatagaaagtgatttaaaagaaattaaagaaaagGAAACTAATGAAACAGAAAAGTAAGCTATTAACGCtggaatgaaatgaaaaaaattatgcaAGCTAGGATACTTAGTAACTTAGGTAATTCATCTGTACCACCTACTCCATCGCCTAAATTATGTTTGAATATCTTAAAACTGACCAAAGGATGGAGTAGATCTATCATGAAAACTGAAGCAACATATAAATTACAAtgttaattaatgatatttttttggaacatatatatatttatataataatgtttaaatttaaatggagGAGTCAAAGTATTTGGCATATGGTCAAACcataagaaaaaatgaataatttttttaatattcttaccttcatttaattctttaactaataaattaaatatataataaattaataagttttataaatacaattttaattatattataataaaataataaata
This is a stretch of genomic DNA from Impatiens glandulifera chromosome 4, dImpGla2.1, whole genome shotgun sequence. It encodes these proteins:
- the LOC124933738 gene encoding ribulose bisphosphate carboxylase small subunit, chloroplastic-like, which produces MAASTSMVSTAAAVTTINRVAPFNGLKSSAAFPAIKKSENDFTSISTNGGRVQCIQVWPTTGLKKFETLSYLPPLTEEQLAKEVDYLLRNNWVPCLEFQLEELNGFVHREYNSSPGYYDGRYWTMWKLPMFGCTDSSQVLKELAEAKKAYPSAFVRIIGFDNKRQVQCISFIAAKPDGYK